A window of Alkalilimnicola sp. S0819 genomic DNA:
GTAAGCGCTCCACCAACCCCACCTACAGGTCGGCGAAGCGCACCGCTAGACTCTGCGCCTGACGCCAAGGCAGCAATGCGTCGAGATCGGCTTCGGTCGTCGCCGCCGGCAGTCGGGTGAATACCGTCAGCAGATAGTCATAGGGCTCCAGCCCATTGGCCTTGGCCGTCTCGATCAGGCTGTAGAGGGCAGCACTCGCGCCCGCGCCCTGGGGGCTGTGGCTGAACAGCCAATTCTTGCGCCCGATCACGAAGGGGCGAATGGCGTTCTCCGCCGGGTTATTGTCCAGCGGTATGCGGCCATCTTCGAGAAAGCGCACAAGCTTTGGCCACTGGCCGTGTAGATAGTGCAACGCGCGCCCGATAGCGCCCTTGGGCGGGACCTGGCCCCGCGATTTCTCCAACCAGGCATGGAGCTTGTCGACTACCGGCCGGCTGTACTCCTGGCGCCGGGCGAGGCGCTGCTCATCGGTGAGCGCGCGCCCTTCACGCTCGATGCGATAGAGCCGGGCGATCAGGGTGAGCGCCTTGTCGGCACGCCCGCTCTTGCCCTTGGGCTGGAGCTTCTGCGCTTCGACGAATTTGCGCCGGGCATGGGCCCAGCAGCCGGCATGGTTGAGGGCGTATTCCCGCACTGGCTGGGCGTAGCCCTCATAGCCATCGGTGAGCAGCACGCCGCCAAAGCCTTCGAGCAGGCGTCGGGGCACGGCACCGGCGCGGCTCGGGTCGTAGTCGAACA
This region includes:
- the tnpC gene encoding IS66 family transposase, which translates into the protein LLATIATAKYADGLPLYRQEKTFGRMGVELSRNTLARWMLGAGALITPLIEQLRAQLRNAPLIHMDETTVQVNTEPGRRASSPSYMWVSRGGPPKQQVVLFDYDPSRAGAVPRRLLEGFGGVLLTDGYEGYAQPVREYALNHAGCWAHARRKFVEAQKLQPKGKSGRADKALTLIARLYRIEREGRALTDEQRLARRQEYSRPVVDKLHAWLEKSRGQVPPKGAIGRALHYLHGQWPKLVRFLEDGRIPLDNNPAENAIRPFVIGRKNWLFSHSPQGAGASAALYSLIETAKANGLEPYDYLLTVFTRLPAATTEADLDALLPWRQAQSLAVRFADL